The Paenibacillus sp. FSL W8-0426 region AACCGCGAGAACAGAGGTTTGTTTTCGTATGCCACAGCCTGAAAACGACAATCGGCGTGACCAAAAAAGCACCCTATACGGGTGCTTGCATTAGCTTCCGGAAGCCTCAGCCGCGTTGTTCATCATCCGCGTCCGCAGCGCAGCGGAATCCGGTATTGCCTGAGGAGCTGTCAGGCGTATTTTTGTTGCGTGCCGCGACCCTGTACCGGTTGCAATAGGAATCGTGGCATAGGTACGAGCCTCCACGCATGGATCGCGCATTTCCTCGGCTCACGCCGAGCGGATTGATGTTGGACGATTGGCGATGGTAATATGGATCGAACTCGTCCGCACACCATTCCCACACATTGCCTGCCACATTATACAATCCAAATCCGTTTGGCTCAAACGCATCTACAGGCGCGGTTCCGACATATCCATCCTCGGCATCATTGGTGATCGGAAACTTTCCTTGCCAAATGTTGCACATATGTTTGCCGTCCGGCGTCAACTCGTCTCCCCACGGATACCTCGCCTGATCCAAACCGCCGCGCGCAGCATATTCCCACTCCGCCTCTGTCGGCAGACGTTTTCCGGCCCATTTGCAATAAGCCAGCGCATCGTTCCATGATACATGAACGACGGGATGGTTCATGCGATCTTCCACATGGGAACCCTTTCCTTCGGGATGTTTCCAATCCGCACCATCCACGATGTGCCACCACGGCGTCTGCATGACCATCGTGGCTCTGTTCTGCCTTTGTTCCGGCGGTAGCAATAAATGAAACACAAAGGAGTTGCCGAACCGCTCGGCTTCCGTGACATAGTTGGTATCTTGGACAAAATCGGCAAACTGCGCATTCGTCACGGCATAACGATCGATGTAAAACGATGAGAGCGTGACTCCCCTGGCCGGTCCCTCTCCGTCCTGTTCGAAACCTTCCGTGCTGTCCGTTCCCATACGGAACGTTCCACCCTCCAACCGAATCATGCCTGGGCGCTCCGCTGCAGGTGCATTCTCTGTTTCGCTTTCCTGACAGCAAGCCTGTTTTAGGGTAATACGCTTCCCCGGCTTGATGTTGACCGCCGTTTTTCCGCGTCCCGGCGTGCAGCAAGAGGCCTGGTTACCGTCCCGTTCGTTGTGATCCATAAAACGTACCCCCTTCGATGGTCTTTGCTTTATTTAATTATATCATCTTAATTTCATTTTGGAAGAAAGTGTTGGGCTGCAACTATATAAACCCCATTAAGCAATCACACAAGGCACTGCGAGTGCAGTACCATCTTCCGATCACGACAAAGACATCTTCCGGTTCCACCCGAATGTAGGGGGATACCAAAAGATGCCGCCTGAATCGTCATCTTCAATTTTGGTTTGGGTACAGCAGCTTGGAAGCGGCTTGCCCCTGTTGGAACCTGCGTCCTCCTTTTATAACTTGTCTACCTGCAGCACGATAACCTGCTTCTCGGTGACGGCATAGCGAAGCCTTTCTTCAGTCAGCACGCCCAGCTTGATCAAGCTTTTGATCTTGTTTCCATCCGCCCTGGACGCGAGCCTCCACAGCTCAGGATCGGCAAGAGACGCATACAGCTTGTTGTCATCGTATTCCTTGCGGTGCTGCAGCACCGTTTTGATGGAAAATCCCCCAATGCACGTCTCGTACACGCCTTGCCCTTCGCAGTATGCGACGATTTCGTCGCGCAGTACGGCCAAGCGCTGCTCAATCTCCTTTTGCTGCCGTTTCAATTCGAAATACTCCGTAACCTTTTGTTCCATGGTCCCGCCTCCTTATAGCTTAATTCATATGCAAAGAGGCGAAGATTAGGACTTGCATCCTGAAGATTGTCCGCTGATGCCCTTGTGAGGATGCATGCCCGGATGCATGTGGTGCGCCGCTTCATGATTAAAGTAAGATGGTCAGCCACATGTCATGCAAAAAAAACATTCTTGCCACGTATTCGTGACAAGAATGTTCTCTGCGAAAAGTACATCGGCAAGAGGTTACTGTCGATGTCGTCCAAGCCGACAAAACTTCTCCACCCGCATTACTTCTCGGGATAAGGGTTAATCATGCGAATGGTGCCATCCGGATTGTACGCCAACTCGGCAAATTTCACGCAGCGCTTGTAGTCGACGCCGCCGGAAAGGGAGCAATCGTGATAGAACAGATACCACTTTTCCCGGAATTGTACAATGGAATGATGCGTTGTCCAGCCTATGACGGGCGGCAAAATGGTGCCTTGGAATGTAAACGGCCCCACCGGGCTGTCGCCGATGGCGTACACCAGTTTGTGCGTCGTTCCTGTAGAATAGGACAAATAATATTTGCCATTGTACTTGTGCATCCATGGTCCTTCAAAATATCGGCAATCCTCGTTGCCTGCGGTCAGCGGTTTGCCTTCCTGATCCACGATGACGATCTCCTGCGCCTCCGAAGCCAGCGATAGCATATCATCGCTCAGTTTCGCCACTCTTGGTCCGAGGGCGGGAGCATCCGGGGCAGGACCTTCCGCATGTTCCACGTAGCTTCCTGTCTGCCATTTCTCCAACTGTCCGCCCCATAGCCCGCCAAAGAACATGTAGGCCTGATCGTCCTCGTCGACGAACACAGCGGGGTCAATGCTGAAGCTGCCTTGAATGTACTGCTCCTCCGGCTTGAACGGGCCTGCCGGAGACGACGATGTAGCCACACCGATGCGGAAAATGCCATCATGGTCCCGCGCAGGGAAAAACAAATAATAAGTGCCGTTTCTGAACGCGGCATCCGGTGCCCACATCTGGCTGGATGCCCAAGGGACATCCTTCACATGCAGCGCCTCGCCATGATCCGTCACGGGTGAATCCATGTCCGTCATGGACAGCACATGATAATCCTCCATCTTGTACTGGTCCCCGTTGTCATTCACTGGACCATCATGGTCGAGATCATGGGAGGGATAGATATAGATGCGATCCTCGAACACATGCGCCGACGGATCGGCAGTAAAGATATGGGTTACTAAAGGTTGATGCGGCTTAGGCAATTCGGGCATGCAAATGGCTCCTTCCAAAAGATATGCAACCGCGCCCAGCTTCTGGACGCGGCGACGGGTTCAACGATGACGGGTGATCCGTCTAGCTTCACTTGGGCGCGGCGATTTGCGCAACACGCTGATAGGCTTCCTTCGGACGATGCGACTCGTCGAACAGGAAAGGCCAGTTTTTCCGCCCTCGGACAGGGAAATCGTCAAGCCAGGTGTAATCGTCGGCTGCCCCCCAGAATGTCACGGCGCTGATATGTTCCTTGTATTCGTAAAGCAGGCGGAAAATGGATTCGTATCGCTCGGCCTGCAACTCCAGCATCTCCTCCGTAGGATGAACCAGATCCGTGCGCCTGTCGTCAAAGCGGAATACCGAGACATCCAGTTCGGTAAGCTGAAGCTGCAGGCCAAGCTGCGCATATCGCTCAATCGCGGCGCGCATATCGTCCAGGCTCGGATCATACAGATTCCAATGCGCCTGCAGGCCGACGCCATGAATCGGCACGCCTTGATCCAGCAGCGAACGGACGAGCCGATAAATGCGCTCCCGCTTGTGCGGATTGGACTCGTTATAATCGTTATAGAACAAAAGCGCCTGCGGGTCTGCTTCATGGGCGAATTCGAACGCTTTGGCAATAAAGTCCTCTCCCGCGATATCCAACCATTTGGAAGGCCGCAGGAATGCATTTTCGTCGTTCGCATCATCCGAAATAACCTCGTTCACGACATCCCAACCATAGATAACGTCCTTATATCTGCCAACGACGGTTTGAATGTGTGCGCGCAATCGCTCCAGCAATACAGCACGTTCCACCAGCCCCCCAGCTTTGTTCTCGAACAGCCATTCGGGAGTCTGGTTATGCCAGACCAGCGTATGGCCGCGCAGCGCCATCCCATGCTCCCGGGCAAAGGCCGCGATGATATCCGCATCCTCGAATGTATACAGTTCCTCCTTTGGATGCACGCTGGAGAATTTCATTTCGTTTTCCGCCGTCAGGCTGTTGAAGTGATATGCAAGCAGTGAACGCTGGCGTTCGATCGTGCCCGGATTCACTGCTGCTCCGATATGGAAAGCGTCCTTGTACAATTCCTTCAGTGGGGCCTCTGTTCGAAACGAAACCATCATTTCCCTCCTCGTTATTGCCCTGTTCCTCTTGGGCTGAAGCTTGCAGCCTGTATTGGCGGCAGGTCAGATCGAATACTCAAACCAGTCGAAACGGGCAGGAGTGCTGCTTGCCCGGCCGTTGCCCGTAGCGTATAGCCCGATCACCGCTCCGGTGAAGCACATTTTATGGACAAAATCCTCCGGAGAGATGGCACGCGCCGAACCCGACCCCAAACCCCTCCAGTTTTCCCCGTCCTCGGAACAAGCCAGCCTGTATTCCTTTTCTGACGATTCGATCCGGAGCCATAGCTGCTCCGCTTGCGTTTCGCTTTCATGAACCGTGTGCGACTCTCCGCGCACCGTCAGACGGGCAAAGAGCACATTGCGGTCTTCCAACCGTCTTATGCCAAGCTCGTAGTGCGCGTCCTCATCCCGGCGGATGCACAACCCCGCTTCTTCCCCGTCGGCGACCGGCACGAATGACATACATGCCGTAAAGCTGGCATGCAGATGCTGCTGCCTCCGGCCGACAAACGTGAGCTGGCCAACGTCGCCGAGACCCGCCGCCTGACCATACAACGTCAGGAAACCCGGTTTTTCTGCAAGCGAGCATGCTCCCTCTGTCGGATTGCGCACAAACATCCATTGCGGTCCAAGTTCTCCATCGAATTCGTCCCGGCCGACAACGATGGCTCCATTTTCCTCCAACAAAGAAGGGGCCGTCACGGGCTGGCGCTGAACCGTCATATCCAGGCTCACTATTCCTTCATTGTTGTCAATGTGCGGCCAACCGTCATTCCAAACGACCGGTGCGAGGAACGTTTCCCGTCCCAGCACGCTATATCCTTCCTCCGTCAACCGCACGCCGAGAAATACGGCCCACCAGTCGCCGTGGTGATCCTCCACCAGATCGGCATGGCCCAAATACTGGATTGGATGATCCAGATGGCGATGGGTCAGGATGGGCTCTGGATAGCGTTCGAACGGACCGTAAGGTTTATCGCTTCTGCCGATGATTTCGCGGTGCTCCTTGGCCGTTCCGCCCGAAGCGGACATCATATAATACATGCCGTTGATTTTGTACAAATGCGGCCCTTCGGTCCATGGACCGCCGTCTCCATGCCATACGACTTGCGGTTCGGAGAGCGCCTCTCCCGTCGCAATGTCGATCTCATACTGAATGGCGTGAGAGTCGTAATCCGCGCCTTGCTGGGCCGTAACATACACTTTGCCGTCATCGTCAAAAAACAGCGATGGGTCAATTCCGCCATACGGAATGCGAATCGGATCGGACCACGGTCCGGCAGGGTTGGTTGCCGTCACGTAGAAGTTGCCGATGCCTCTCACATCTGTCGTAATCATATAGAACGTGCCTGCGTGGTAACGCAGCGCAGGAGCGTAAATGCCGTCCGAGCTTTTCTGCCCGGTCAAATCAAGCTGGCTGATCCGGTCCAGTACATTGCCGATCTGCTCCCAATGAATCAGATCCCGGCTCCGAAAAATCGGTACTCCGGGAAAATATTCGAACGAACTGCAAACAAGGTAAAAATAATCCTCCGCCTTCACGATGCTCGGATCCGGATAAAATCCGGGCAGGATCGGATTGGCATAACGGATCGTATGCGATTGAAGCTGTGGCATTATTCCTTCACACTCCCTACGTTAAGTCCAACGACAAAGTATTTTTGCATGAACGGATATACGAGCAGGATCGGTACCGAAGCAACAATGGTAATCGCGGCCCGGATTGAAATCGGCGTTACCTGTGTCGAATGCTCCACCCCAACGCCGTTGGCTACCGAAGGGTTGCTGTTGGCGTTCATGCTGGAGGATAACAGCTTCATCAATTCATATTGCAGCGTGCTCAGCTCTTGACGGGAGGACGTATACAGAAAAGCATCGAACCAGGAGTTCCATGCCCCTACCGCGACGAAGAGCGCAATCGTTGCCAAAACGGGTTTGCACAGCGGAAAGATGACTTTCCAGAAAATCCTGAAATCTCCGGCCCCGTCTATTTTGGCTGATTCGATCAGGCTTTCGGGGATGGTATAGATATAAGTACGGATGACGATCAAGTTAAACGCGCTGACCAGCGACGGGATGACATACACCCAGAACGAATTGATCAAATGCAGGTCCTTCATCAGGAAATACCCCGGAATGAGCCCTGCGTTGAAATACATCGTCAGTACAAACACGGTCGTGATCAGCTTGCGGAAAATATATTCCCGGCGGCTCAGCGTATAGGCCAGCATGGTGGTCAGGAATATATTCAGCACGGTGGAAAGCACCGTACGCGCCACGGAAACCATGAACGCATTATAAATCGTGCCTGATGCAAACACCGCTTTGTAATTCTGCATCGTGAACTCGCGGGGCCATAAGTACAATCCACCCCGGATGGTGTCATTCCCTGCATTGAACGAAACGACAATCGTGTTCAGAAACGGGTACAACGTGACAATGACCAGCAAAATCATAAAGATGGTATTGAAGGTGTTGAACAGAATCGGTTCAATGCCCCTGCCACCCGGGCGGCGTACGGAAAGTGCCGTATTCCCTGAACCGGACAATGTAGTTTTTTTCATGATTATAACAGCCTCTCTTCCCCAAGCCGCTTGGCGGTCCAATTCGCGATGAGCAACATGGTAATGCTGACTACGGTTTTGAATATCCCGCCGGCAGTAGCTAGCGAATAGTTGCCCTGGGCAATCCCGTATTTGAGCACAAAGATATCAATCGTTTCCGACCAGTCAACAACAAGTCCGTTGCCCAGCAAATATTGAACCTCAAAGCCTGCTTCCAAAATATGTCCGATCGACATAATCAGCAGGATGACAATGGTTGGCTTGATTCCCGGCAGGGTGATGTTCCACATTTTTTGGTAGCGATTGGCCCCATCAATGTCGGAGGCTTCATACAGCGCCGGATCAATAGAGGCCATAGCCGCCAAATAAATAATCGTGTTCCAGCCGACTTCCTTCCAGACATGGGAACCTGCAACGACTCCCCAGAAATACTTTCCTTCCGTCAGCCAGAGAATGGGTTCATTGATGAGGTGCAATTTCATTAAAATATCATTAACGATGCCGTCGGAAGCGAGCGAAGTCGCCACGATGCCGGTAACGATAATCCACGATAAAAAGTGGGGCAGATACGAAATCGTCTGCACCGTCCGCTTCCACATGACCTTTTTGATCTCATTGAGCAGCAGGGCCAGAATAATCGCGGTTACAAAGCCTAATATGAGGTTGATCACACTCATCGCCAGCGTATTGCGAAGCACTCGCAAAAAG contains the following coding sequences:
- a CDS encoding formylglycine-generating enzyme family protein: MDHNERDGNQASCCTPGRGKTAVNIKPGKRITLKQACCQESETENAPAAERPGMIRLEGGTFRMGTDSTEGFEQDGEGPARGVTLSSFYIDRYAVTNAQFADFVQDTNYVTEAERFGNSFVFHLLLPPEQRQNRATMVMQTPWWHIVDGADWKHPEGKGSHVEDRMNHPVVHVSWNDALAYCKWAGKRLPTEAEWEYAARGGLDQARYPWGDELTPDGKHMCNIWQGKFPITNDAEDGYVGTAPVDAFEPNGFGLYNVAGNVWEWCADEFDPYYHRQSSNINPLGVSRGNARSMRGGSYLCHDSYCNRYRVAARNKNTPDSSSGNTGFRCAADADDEQRG
- a CDS encoding glycoside hydrolase family 43 protein; protein product: MPELPKPHQPLVTHIFTADPSAHVFEDRIYIYPSHDLDHDGPVNDNGDQYKMEDYHVLSMTDMDSPVTDHGEALHVKDVPWASSQMWAPDAAFRNGTYYLFFPARDHDGIFRIGVATSSSPAGPFKPEEQYIQGSFSIDPAVFVDEDDQAYMFFGGLWGGQLEKWQTGSYVEHAEGPAPDAPALGPRVAKLSDDMLSLASEAQEIVIVDQEGKPLTAGNEDCRYFEGPWMHKYNGKYYLSYSTGTTHKLVYAIGDSPVGPFTFQGTILPPVIGWTTHHSIVQFREKWYLFYHDCSLSGGVDYKRCVKFAELAYNPDGTIRMINPYPEK
- a CDS encoding endo-1,4-beta-xylanase produces the protein MMVSFRTEAPLKELYKDAFHIGAAVNPGTIERQRSLLAYHFNSLTAENEMKFSSVHPKEELYTFEDADIIAAFAREHGMALRGHTLVWHNQTPEWLFENKAGGLVERAVLLERLRAHIQTVVGRYKDVIYGWDVVNEVISDDANDENAFLRPSKWLDIAGEDFIAKAFEFAHEADPQALLFYNDYNESNPHKRERIYRLVRSLLDQGVPIHGVGLQAHWNLYDPSLDDMRAAIERYAQLGLQLQLTELDVSVFRFDDRRTDLVHPTEEMLELQAERYESIFRLLYEYKEHISAVTFWGAADDYTWLDDFPVRGRKNWPFLFDESHRPKEAYQRVAQIAAPK
- a CDS encoding glycoside hydrolase family 43 protein — protein: MPQLQSHTIRYANPILPGFYPDPSIVKAEDYFYLVCSSFEYFPGVPIFRSRDLIHWEQIGNVLDRISQLDLTGQKSSDGIYAPALRYHAGTFYMITTDVRGIGNFYVTATNPAGPWSDPIRIPYGGIDPSLFFDDDGKVYVTAQQGADYDSHAIQYEIDIATGEALSEPQVVWHGDGGPWTEGPHLYKINGMYYMMSASGGTAKEHREIIGRSDKPYGPFERYPEPILTHRHLDHPIQYLGHADLVEDHHGDWWAVFLGVRLTEEGYSVLGRETFLAPVVWNDGWPHIDNNEGIVSLDMTVQRQPVTAPSLLEENGAIVVGRDEFDGELGPQWMFVRNPTEGACSLAEKPGFLTLYGQAAGLGDVGQLTFVGRRQQHLHASFTACMSFVPVADGEEAGLCIRRDEDAHYELGIRRLEDRNVLFARLTVRGESHTVHESETQAEQLWLRIESSEKEYRLACSEDGENWRGLGSGSARAISPEDFVHKMCFTGAVIGLYATGNGRASSTPARFDWFEYSI
- a CDS encoding carbohydrate ABC transporter permease, whose product is MILLVIVTLYPFLNTIVVSFNAGNDTIRGGLYLWPREFTMQNYKAVFASGTIYNAFMVSVARTVLSTVLNIFLTTMLAYTLSRREYIFRKLITTVFVLTMYFNAGLIPGYFLMKDLHLINSFWVYVIPSLVSAFNLIVIRTYIYTIPESLIESAKIDGAGDFRIFWKVIFPLCKPVLATIALFVAVGAWNSWFDAFLYTSSRQELSTLQYELMKLLSSSMNANSNPSVANGVGVEHSTQVTPISIRAAITIVASVPILLVYPFMQKYFVVGLNVGSVKE
- a CDS encoding ABC transporter permease subunit; the protein is MEEIVVGNKPLGPKKKPKIRRLTWQNIKAQRQLIWMSVPLLAYIVTFAYVPVWGWTMAFQDYKPARSFSQQTWVGFKHFQFLFTDDNFLRVLRNTLAMSVINLILGFVTAIILALLLNEIKKVMWKRTVQTISYLPHFLSWIIVTGIVATSLASDGIVNDILMKLHLINEPILWLTEGKYFWGVVAGSHVWKEVGWNTIIYLAAMASIDPALYEASDIDGANRYQKMWNITLPGIKPTIVILLIMSIGHILEAGFEVQYLLGNGLVVDWSETIDIFVLKYGIAQGNYSLATAGGIFKTVVSITMLLIANWTAKRLGEERLL